A genomic window from Parasteatoda tepidariorum isolate YZ-2023 chromosome 10, CAS_Ptep_4.0, whole genome shotgun sequence includes:
- the LOC122273484 gene encoding cuticle protein 10.9-like, with protein sequence MSLLSVALLLTFVCYALAGPAILPGMRPGQVPVLAAPEIPRPYEYGYEFGDGQGMTQHRREVADGTGVVKGNYGYLDPIGVYRRVEYTAGADGYKAVIHSNEPGLSSHTVGDAVYIVELPPPAAVAQGLRPAAVAVASA encoded by the coding sequence ATGTCTCTTCTCTCTGTAGCACTTCTTCTTACTTTTGTCTGCTATGCCTTAGCTGGTCCAGCAATACTTCCTGGAATGCGTCCAGGTCAAGTTCCAGTTCTGGCAGCTCCAGAAATTCCTAGGCCCTATGAATATGGATATGAATTTGGAGATGGTCAGGGCATGACTCAACATCGTCGTGAAGTTGCCGATGGTACTGGAGTAGTCAAGGGTAATTACGGATACCTGGATCCCATTGGAGTCTACAGAAGAGTTGAGTATACTGCTGGAGCCGATGGGTACAAAGCAGTCATCCACAGCAATGAACCAGGACTCTCAAGCCACACTGTTGGAGATGCTGTCTATATAGTGGAACTTCCACCTCCCGCTGCTGTTGCCCAAGGTCTTAGGCCTGCTGCTGTAGCTGTAGCATCGGCTTAA